A DNA window from Branchiostoma lanceolatum isolate klBraLanc5 chromosome 17, klBraLanc5.hap2, whole genome shotgun sequence contains the following coding sequences:
- the LOC136423221 gene encoding thialysine N-epsilon-acetyltransferase-like isoform X2, with protein MSEQLQNGPSPPGYIIRKARPEDCGHIVTMIKELAEHDGLGHKVAITEDKLREDGFGDNPYFHCFVAETTPDSTTESTQIVGYAMYFFMYCTFVGRVIFLEDFFVYPQFRGSGIGTELMKRVAQVGVETKCTKCEFIVHDENSRARRFYEKLGAVNSTVEGEWRRFFWYKFDMPSMEKLASR; from the exons ATGTCAGAGCAGCTGCAGAACGGCCCCAGcccgccagggtacataatcaGGAAGGCCAGGCCTGAGGACTGCGGACACATAGTCACGATGATAAAG GAGCTTGCGGAACATGATGGGTTGGGACATAAAGTAGCTATTACAGAAGACA AGCTAAGGGAAGACGGTTTCGGAGATAATCCTTATTTTCACTGTTTTGTGGCGGAGACCACACCGGACTCAACTACAG AATCAACTCAAATCGTAGGCTATGCCATGTACTTCTTCATGTATTGCACCTTCGTGGGAAGGGTGATCTTTTTAGAAGACTTCTTCGTATATCCTCAATTTCGTG GCTCAGGAATCGGTACAGAACTTATGAAGAGAGTTGCTCAG GTTGGTGTTGAGACAAAGTGCACTAAGTGTGAGTTTATCGTCCATGATGAGAACAGCCGCGCCAGACGGTTCTATGAGAAGCTGGGCGCGGTCAACAGCACCGTGGAGGGAGAGTGGCGAAGGTTCTTCTGGTATAAATTCGATATGCCGTCCATGGAAAAACTTGCCAGTAGAtag
- the LOC136423221 gene encoding thialysine N-epsilon-acetyltransferase-like isoform X3 — protein sequence MSEQLQNGPSPPGYIIRKARPEDCGHIVTMIKELAEHDGLGHKVAITEDKLREDGFGDNPYFHCFVAETTPDSTTGTSILAGYLMYFFMYDSYNGRFLYVEDFYVSPSQRGSGIGTELMKRVAQVGVETKCTKCEFIVHDENSRARRFYEKLGAVNSTVEGEWRRFFWYKFDMPSMEKLASR from the exons ATGTCAGAGCAGCTGCAGAACGGCCCCAGcccgccagggtacataatcaGGAAGGCCAGGCCTGAGGACTGCGGACACATAGTCACGATGATAAAG GAGCTTGCGGAACATGATGGGTTGGGACATAAAGTAGCTATTACAGAAGACA AGCTAAGGGAAGACGGTTTCGGAGATAATCCTTATTTTCACTGTTTTGTGGCGGAGACCACACCGGACTCAACTACAG gGACATCCATACTCGCTGGATACCTCATGTATTTCTTTATGTATGATTCCTACAACGGACGGTTCTTATACGTGGAAGATTTCTACGTGTCTCCGTCGCAGAGGG GCTCAGGAATCGGTACAGAACTTATGAAGAGAGTTGCTCAG GTTGGTGTTGAGACAAAGTGCACTAAGTGTGAGTTTATCGTCCATGATGAGAACAGCCGCGCCAGACGGTTCTATGAGAAGCTGGGCGCGGTCAACAGCACCGTGGAGGGAGAGTGGCGAAGGTTCTTCTGGTATAAATTCGATATGCCGTCCATGGAAAAACTTGCCAGTAGAtag
- the LOC136423221 gene encoding thialysine N-epsilon-acetyltransferase-like isoform X1, which translates to MSEQLQNGPSPPGYIIRKARPEDCGHIVTMIKELAEHDGLGHKVAITEDKLREDGFGDNPYFHCFVAETTPDSTTGTSILAGYLMYFFMYDSYNGRFLYVEDFYVSPSQRESTQIVGYAMYFFMYCTFVGRVIFLEDFFVYPQFRGSGIGTELMKRVAQVGVETKCTKCEFIVHDENSRARRFYEKLGAVNSTVEGEWRRFFWYKFDMPSMEKLASR; encoded by the exons ATGTCAGAGCAGCTGCAGAACGGCCCCAGcccgccagggtacataatcaGGAAGGCCAGGCCTGAGGACTGCGGACACATAGTCACGATGATAAAG GAGCTTGCGGAACATGATGGGTTGGGACATAAAGTAGCTATTACAGAAGACA AGCTAAGGGAAGACGGTTTCGGAGATAATCCTTATTTTCACTGTTTTGTGGCGGAGACCACACCGGACTCAACTACAG gGACATCCATACTCGCTGGATACCTCATGTATTTCTTTATGTATGATTCCTACAACGGACGGTTCTTATACGTGGAAGATTTCTACGTGTCTCCGTCGCAGAGGG AATCAACTCAAATCGTAGGCTATGCCATGTACTTCTTCATGTATTGCACCTTCGTGGGAAGGGTGATCTTTTTAGAAGACTTCTTCGTATATCCTCAATTTCGTG GCTCAGGAATCGGTACAGAACTTATGAAGAGAGTTGCTCAG GTTGGTGTTGAGACAAAGTGCACTAAGTGTGAGTTTATCGTCCATGATGAGAACAGCCGCGCCAGACGGTTCTATGAGAAGCTGGGCGCGGTCAACAGCACCGTGGAGGGAGAGTGGCGAAGGTTCTTCTGGTATAAATTCGATATGCCGTCCATGGAAAAACTTGCCAGTAGAtag